The following proteins come from a genomic window of Sardina pilchardus chromosome 13, fSarPil1.1, whole genome shotgun sequence:
- the LOC134099440 gene encoding aldehyde dehydrogenase family 3 member A2-like, which yields MSSQQQVVEQARKAFQTGRSKDLSYRITQLKNLLRLISERQTDIVEALKNDLHKSENGTQLYEMIGLEGEINLAVDRLAEWAAPRPVEKNLLTISDEVFIRPEPLGVVLIIGAWNYPWAVTLQPLIGAIAAGNAAVVKPSEVSSHTAKVMEELLSLYLDKEMYPVVLGGVPETQELLGQRFDHIFYTGNSTVGKLVMEAAARHLTPVTLELGGKSPCYIDKDCDLSIACRRITWGKYVNCGQTCIAPDYILCEPSIQDRVIQEITKCIKEFYTDDPKTCTDYGRIINQRHFKRLMALMEGSSVAVGGDTDESQCYIAPTVLKGVTADSKVMQEEIFGPLLPIITVDGMEEAISFINQREKPLALYVFSSNDKLIRRMISETSSGALLANDCLVHYTISDLPFGGVGNSGIGCYHGKYTFDQLSHLRSCLIKKLNMEGVNQMRYPPHTTKKLQWARVFLLRQVNLGRWRQFAKVAVLAVLAAFVVQRFLR from the exons ATGTCGAGCCAGCAGCAAGTCGTTGAACAAGCCAGAAAGGCCTTCCAAACAGGAAGGTCTAAAGACCTGTCTTACAGAATAACCCAGCTCAAAAACCTCCTTCGGCTCATCTCAGAGAGGCAAACAGACATTGTTGAGGCTCTCAAGAATGATCTCCATAAG AGTGAAAATGGCACACAGCTGTATGAGATGATCGGACTGGAGGGGGAGATCAACCTGGCAGTGGACCGTTTAGCGGAATGGGCGGCCCCTCGACCCGTGGAGAAGAACCTCCTCACCATCTCGGACGAGGTGTTCATCCGTCCCGAGCCGCTCGGTGTGGTGCTCATCATCGGAGCGTGGAACTATCCGTGGGCAGTCACTCTTCAGCCCCTCATTGGTGCCATTGCTGCAG GCAATGCTGCTGTTGTGAAGCCGTCAGAGGTGAGCTCTCACACAGCCAAAGTCATGGAGGAGCTTCTGTCTCTTTATCTGGACAAG GAGATGTATCCTGTGGTGTTGGGAGGCGTCCCTGAGACCCAGGAGCTGCTCGGGCAGCGGTTCGACCACATCTTCTACACGGGGAACAGCACTGTGGGGAAGCTGGTGATGGAGGCGGCCGCTCGCCACCTCACCCCCGTCACCCTGGAGCTGGGAGGGAAGAGCCCCTGTTACATCGATAAAGACTGTGACCTCAGCATTGCCTGTCG CCGAATCACCTGGGGAAAATATGTAAACTGTGGCCAGACCTGCATTGCTCCCGACTACATCCTCTGTGAGCCCAGCATCCAGGACCGTGTAATTCAGGAGATCACTAAATGCATAAAG GAATTTTATACGGATGACCCAAAGACTTGCACGGACTATGGACGCATCATCAATCAGCGCCACTTCAAGAGGCTGATGGCCCTGATGGAGGGTAGCTCTGTGGCCGTGGGGGGGGACACTGACGAATCCCAGTGCTACATCG CGCCCACAGTTTTGAAGGGGGTGACGGCAGACTCCAAGGTGATGCAGGAGGAGATCTTTGGGCCTCTGCTTCCCATCATTACTGTGGACGGAATGGAGGAAGCCATCTCCTTCATCAACCAGAGGGAGAAGCCTCTGGCCCTCTATGTTTTCTCCTCCAACGATAAG CTGATAAGACGAATGATTTCAGAAACATCAAGCGGGGCTCTGTTGGCCAATGACTGTCTGGTGCACTACACCATCAGTGACTTACCATTTGGGGGTGTCG GCAACAGTGGCATTGGATGCTACCATGGCAAATATACCTTTGATCAGCTGAGCCATCTTCGCAGCTGTCTCATTAAGAAGCTGAATATGGAGGGGGTGAATCAGATGCGCTACCCGCCGCACACCACTAAAAAGCTGCAGTGGGCCCGGGTTTTCCTCCTGAGGCAGGTCAACCTGGGCCGGTGGCGGCAGTTTGCTAAGGTGGCTGTGCTTGCAGTTTTAGCAGCATTTGTAGTCCAG